The sequence below is a genomic window from uncultured Stenotrophomonas sp..
GGCCACCTCGGTGCCGGCGGCCGGCTCGGCCAGCAGGAAGGTGTGCGAGGCCACCACGCGCTGGTTGAGGCTGTGGATCAGCTTGGCGTTGAGTTCGATGGTCGCCGCCGGCCGCTCGTTGCCCGCGTAGTCCGACTCGAAGCGGCGCAGGTCGATGGCCAGCTTGTAGTCGGCACGGATGCCGCTGGCGATGCGCGCCACCGCGGTGATGCGGCCGGAATCCTCGAAGCCGCGCAGCAGGGCGTCCTCCAGCATGTCGGTGGCTGGTTGCGCCCACGTGGCGCCCCGGTAGACCTCAAGTTCCGCAGGGGTGGGGCGCACGTTGATGCGCGGGCTGTCCAC
It includes:
- a CDS encoding conserved exported hypothetical protein (Evidence 4 : Homologs of previously reported genes of unknown function) gives rise to the protein MKRSLPTRLLTPFCLLALAGCSLLSSNNRDPITIYAPQARISADPAWPQAEWQLAITKPAAARMVDSPRINVRPTPAELEVYRGATWAQPATDMLEDALLRGFEDSGRITAVARIASGIRADYKLAIDLRRFESDYAGNERPAATIELNAKLIHSLNQRVVASHTFLLAEPAAGTEVASVAAAFETVLGKATTELVGWTLAAGQTDWQASADAH